TTCATTTAATGTTTTGTCACGGGTTAATATTGTACAGCCATCGAGTTACGCTCGACATCAAAAGTCTCACAAGAACGAACGGCCCTATGTTTGCTCCAACCCGTCTTGCCTCCAGAGGTACCACCCATTTCCGCCCTTGGAAGCACCGCTAACGCACCGCTAATATGGATTGCAAATTTAGTTTCTCTCGCAAGATCGCATTGGAACGGCACCAGTTGCGACAACATGGGCAAGACAGCAGAGTCAGTCGAAACCCCGAGCCCGGACCATCAACCCCCCCATCGGCCTGGCCTACAAACATCCCACCGGCCTTCTCATTCCCACCGCCTTCTCATCTAGAGGGCAGATATCAAGAGGGCTCTCTAGACTGGCGTGCGTTGGACCTGAGTGTCGTGGACGATATCGTGTTGCGGACGATAATGGATCATACAGTTCCCCATCCGCCGTATATCGACCCGGGCCAGCATCATCGGTACCCTGATTTACCACCACAATAACGATGCTATTgttactaataaaaatattaattaattaatgaGAACTAATACCTATGTTGACCTGGAGTTTAACAATCATTCGCATTCTTCGTTAGATTCCGAACAAGGTCGAGTTCTAATGGCATAGTATGAGCACTCAATCACTGCATGTTACTATTTTATGCGAACAGGAAGAAATTCCCGTCAATTTCTATTGGCAAGCCTGGAAGTTCCACTATTGACTGCTGAACAAGGACACTGACTCCTACTTTACTTATGGTAGACTACAATGACCCTCGCTCAGTAAACCGCCATCGCCAGCCCGATCGATATCAAAGGCCAGACACCTTCAACTATTTCGGCCCATTAATCGATGACGATCCATTCGAATCTAGCGAATCCGTACGCTGTACAAGAGGAAAGCGAGACCAGGTGGATCATGTGATGGCTCGAGACCTAAGAAGAGACGAGCCATCCAAGACAGGGAGATAAGCAGTGTTCATGCTAGATGCTTATTCCAGTATTGATTGTCGCTATCCTCCAGTCTAAGTCATCTCGCCAAGGCCAAACAAAGAACCCTGTAAGGGTGCATCAATTAAACTTGTTTAACCACAGGTTTCATGCATCGTGTCTGTGCCGCAGACACGCGAAAGGCTGTGGATTGAAAAAGCAAACCCCGACTCAGGGGGCAAATTTCTTTCGTCCTAAGCCCAGCGAGATATTCCAAACCTCTCTGCGTCTTCTCCTCGCATAACTGCATTTTTACGTCTTTATTGTGTACTGCACGGCACTTACAAAGCGCCATGAGGGCTGCGTCGGTCGTATTCTGCTTTCTGGCTGCTACAGCCAGAATCAAACCCGCTTTTGCTGGTCCCGGTGAGACTACCCCCCTATTCCACAAAGGTAGTGACTAACATCTGCTTCATTGGCAGACGGCGACGATGGCCACCAGGTAGAAGAGGACTCGATAGGCGACGTGGACATGCAAATCACCCCAACATCAGGCCAGGCGATGCCAACAGACAACTTTCGGATTGAATGGTCATACGACGGCTACCTGACTGGATCGGCCACTATGCAGTTTTCTTATGACAGCGAAGACGCCTATGGGGCCTTTTACACGACTGTCGACTGGTCCGAAAGCAGCATAACACTCCCCCCGAGCGTTCTGCCGCACGTGGCCCCGGGGTCAACAACCTCTTTCGCCTGGCTATGGGCCTACACCATTACATCCGGCGATGGTTATGAGGATTCGGACTTTTGGTCGGTTTACCCTGACATCGCGCTTTATGCGTCGACCACTCCTACATCAACGACGACTACTACCCACACGACCACGACTCCTACAACCGATACTTCGGGCCCTACGCCTCCTCCGGTGTCCAACACCAACGACCCAGAAAGTGAAGGCCTCTCAACCGGAGGAAAAGCAGgcatcggagtcggagtcagCGCCGGGGCTATCCTCATTGCCGCGGGAGCATTCCTTGTCTTCCGTCGTCGAAAGCGTCAAGAATCCAAGACGATACGCGAGATTCCTTCTGCCAGTGCCACGAACCTTGCCGGGCCAGGACCTATGTCTGCGTGGAAGCCGGCTAACACCTCGTCGTCTGGGAACAGCTATGAGATGAGCTGATGATCTGGTTATTGGTGGGGGCCCTATGCTGTGGAAATCATATCTAATGTAATAATGGCGGCGTTTAGCTGAGTTTGCTGATACGAGCGTGGGGATTTCGGGTCGGAGTTCGGCATGGTATCGAAGGGTTTAGGGTTAGGATTGGATAATGAATAAATGAAAATTTGGGAGACGGCTTATCCCAGAACATACCGCAAAAGTACGCTTCTCCGAGTCAGTACGGTCATTATCCCAGTATCCCAATAAAAAGGAAGCTAGAAATACTCACCGTCTGGGAGCAGCTTCACGCCTTCCAACGTCCATGGTATACCCCCAAACTGCTGACTTTGGACCCTGCTCTCGACCAAAAAGTATTCAGTTTCTGAAACCTACAATCCCACCAAAGCAGAATGATATATAATCACAGCACTGGAATacccgagaagaagaaccTCAGAGTTCCAACCCAAACACCCGGTTATAGTTCATCCTCACAGGTATGGTCACTGAGTATATGGGCCTGATTATCATTATCGTTATGTACCAATTTCGTTTCGCGATGCGAACCGGAGCAGCATAGGGAACTTCAGGGGTTTCTTGAATTGAGCGAGAATCCCGAGAGCTTTGTGCCATATAGTAACTCACTAGAGAGATGGCTCCATGAGGGAGATGAGACAAATACGGGCCAAGGGATAACTACCGTAAAGTTCCGAAAACTGGCGATGAGCTTCTGCGACGCGATCTCTCCGATTTCCTGGAGAAGACCTTGGAGACCTCATCAAAAGCTGCAGCGGcagagggaagaaggaggattcaattcaattcaattcaattcaagttcattaacCTGTTATAACTAGAGGCCAGACGGCACTGTAGCTCGACTGACGGCAACCCCATCCTGTGTAAGGATATCAAGAGAACAGTCTGGGAATGTTGAGAAGAGTTGAATAGTATGAGCAAGGTCATCTGCTATTTTTTCCGCGGCCGCCTTCGCGATTCCCTCGGCGGGGAAAGTCATGTACAAGTCCAGAGAGCTGGCACGCTCTATAGAGATGATACCGACCTGACCTGGCACCGGCGTTGAGTTAGCCCAGCTGGCACTTGAGGTAGATTGAATGCCGTTGATTGCGATACTGCCACTAGCCTGAACAGCTTGGTGGTGAACGATACAGCCCAACCTTGTGTCATCGGGCCAGCTGGTACATTTGCTGACGATATGCTTCAAAGACACGTAGTCGTGGGGGATGGTCGCTAGCTGCTGGGCCTGGACATGGCGCAGGAAACCGGCGATGGTATAAGTCTGGTCGATCGAGACTCGGATGGGCAGAAAGTTAATGCATGGTCCGAGGACCGTTTCCATTCCCGGCAGAGGGCATCCCCGCCCGTGAACCACCTGGCCCAGTACAATCTCCGACAAGGCAGAGTGCCTGGAGAGAACCCATACGATGGACGCCTTGACCAGAGTGGCTACCGTGATATCAGGCAATCGGGGATGTTGGTCGATTTCTCGGCGGATTGTGAGCGGCGCGGTATCACTTTTCGAAGAGCTGGGGAACGAGGAGATGCCCAACGGGTCTGTACTCTCTCGC
The nucleotide sequence above comes from Aspergillus puulaauensis MK2 DNA, chromosome 3, nearly complete sequence. Encoded proteins:
- a CDS encoding C2H2-type zinc finger protein (COG:K;~EggNog:ENOG410PKPA;~InterPro:IPR036236,IPR013087;~PFAM:PF00096;~antiSMASH:Cluster_3.9); this encodes MRYFPCPFESCNKEFVRKADLTRHYQIHLDDRPFVCAEEGCTKRFHQRSSLKIDQRVHTGEKPYVCEIGNCKKAFSDPSSYARHQKSHKNERPYVCSNPSCLQSFSRKIALERHQLRQHGQDSRVSRNPEPGPSTPPSAWPTNIPPAFSFPPPSHLEGRYQEGSLDWRALDLSVVDDIVLRTIMDHTVPHPPYIDPGQHHRYPDLPPQ
- a CDS encoding uncharacterized protein (SECRETED:SignalP(1-22);~TransMembrane:1 (n3-14c22/23o189-210i);~antiSMASH:Cluster_3.9) yields the protein MRAASVVFCFLAATARIKPAFADGDDGHQVEEDSIGDVDMQITPTSGQAMPTDNFRIEWSYDGYLTGSATMQFSYDSEDAYGAFYTTVDWSESSITLPPSVLPHVAPGSTTSFAWLWAYTITSGDGYEDSDFWSVYPDIALYASTTPTSTTTTTHTTTTPTTDTSGPTPPPVSNTNDPESEGLSTGGKAGIGVGVSAGAILIAAGAFLVFRRRKRQESKTIREIPSASATNLAGPGPMSAWKPANTSSSGNSYEMS